In Ipomoea triloba cultivar NCNSP0323 chromosome 7, ASM357664v1, a single genomic region encodes these proteins:
- the LOC116024263 gene encoding F-box/FBD/LRR-repeat protein At1g13570-like — translation MARQLKIVVDASRDLISELPVEIKERILECLPTRDAARTAMLSRHWNDVWLQHERLTFDSEFVQSFQQSQYDDDRTPVNIINNILFSRAGPIKKFTLQRDGEIDPLPLPQQYDIDRWCIFLSRNGVEELNLCLYSDIGPDYQLQFCLLSCRTIKKLIVDGVFINLPVNACGIFFNVTSLAFFNVTFKRSVNGIVSSISIPKLEKLVLEDCEGINKFEISPPKLEILSVIHSIDDYVDSRWLAPHLKTIKTLWLCGYSLSFRRKDDQENASRLLEDGNGCLFIQELHMLNSIKIEAFNHQSALEMLFMKTLLSKSPALERVVIVKSWHRNAFEMRKIQGEFERFPRASPNAQIVCIGNDSAHMSEDGMRYPWC, via the exons ATGGCTCGGCAACTCAAAATCGTAGTGGACGCAAGTAGGGATTTAATAAGTGAGCTTCCGGtagagataaaggaaagaattttggagtgtttgcCCACCCGAGACGCCGCAAGAACTGCTATGCTCTCTAGGCACTGGAATGATGTTTGGTTGCAGCATGAGCGGCTTACATTCGATTCCGAATTCGTGCAAAGTTTCCAACAGTCCCAATATGATGACGATAGAACCCCCGTGAACATAATCAATAATATCCTCTTTTCCCGTGCTGGGCCTATTAAGAAATTTACTCTACAGAGAGACGGTGAAATTGATCCTTTGCCGTTGCCGCAGCAATATGATATTGATAGGTGGTGTATTTTTCTGTCAAGAAATGGTGTGGAGGAACTTAACTTATGTTTATATAGTGATATAGGGCCAGATTATCAGCTGCAATTTTGTTTACTCTCTTGCAGGACAATTAAGAAACTGATAGTCGACGGTGTCTTTATTAATTTGCCTGTAAATGCTTGTGGTATATTTTTCAATGTCACTTCATTAGCTTTCTTCAATGTTACATTTAAGCGTAGTGTTAATGGAATTGTCTCTAGTATTAGTATTCCTAAGCTTGAGAAGCTGGTTCTCGAGGATTGTGAAGGGATCAATAAGTTTGAGATCAGCCCTCCAAAGCTTGAAATCTTGTCTGTTATTCATTCTATTGATGATTACGTTGATTCGAGATGGTTGGCACCGCATTTGAAAACAATTAAGACTCTTTGGTTGTGTGGCTATTCGTTGTCG TTCCGTAGGAAGGATGACCAAGAAAATGCTTCAAGGCTTTTGGAGGATGGAAACGGTTGCTTATTTATTCAAGAGCTGCATATGCTTAACAGTATTAAGATTGAAGCATTCAATCATCAATCCGCACTCGAAATGCTATTTATGAAAACACTGCTCTCAAAATCCCCTGCGCTAGAGAGAGTTGTTATTGTGAAGTCTTGGCATAGGAATGCCTTCGAGATGAGAAAAATCCAAGGGGAGTTTGAACGTTTCCCTCGTGCATCTCCAAACGCACAAATTGTCTGCATTGGCAATGACTCTGCGCATATGAGTGAGGACGGGATGAGATACCCATGGTGTTAG
- the LOC116024264 gene encoding F-box/FBD/LRR-repeat protein At1g13570-like has product MAPRRRRLKTLPDANRDFISELPVEVKERILECLPTRDAARTALLSRHWRDVWLQHERLTFDCEFLQSLQDNGDRTLVNIINNILFFRAGPVKKFTLDINAAYGPSPQQFDFDKWCLFLSRNGVEELNIFLYSYLEPDYQLPCCILSCRTIKKLIVEGPFIDLPVNACGIFSNVTSLAFLNVEFKRSVNGIASSISIPKLEKLALEHCDGIGEFEISPPKLEILSVIGSIYEFVHSRWLVPHFKAIKTLWLCGSSLECMRVSMFPTAINLRVLKLYELKFGYHRKQLISSMQLLQKCPNLCELQILGDELGSEDDNEMNDLEDRNGRLFIQELHMLNTIKIEDFSDESALGMLYMKTLLSKYPALERVVIVKPSH; this is encoded by the exons ATGGCTCCACGTCGTCGGCGACTCAAAACCCTACCGGATGCAAATAGGGATTTCATAAGTGAGCTGCCGGTAGAGGTGAAGGaaaggattttggagtgtttgcCCACCCGAGATGCCGCCAGAACTGCTCTGCTCTCAAGGCACTGGAGAGATGTTTGGTTGCAGCATGAGCGGCTTACGTTCGATTGCGAATTCTTACAAAGTTTGCAAGATAATGGAGATAGAACCCTCGTCAACATAATCAATAATATCCTCTTTTTTCGTGCTGGGCCTGTTAAGAAATTTACTCTAGATATAAACGCTGCATATGGTCCGTCGCCGCAGCAATTTGATTTTGATAAGTGGTGTCTTTTTCTGTCAAGAAATGGTGTGGAGGAActtaacatatttttatatagttATCTAGAGCCAGATTATCAGCTGCCATGTTGTATACTCTCTTGCAGGACAATTAAGAAACTGATAGTCGAAGGTCCTTTTATTGATTTGCCAGTAAATGCTTGTGGTATATTTTCCAATGTCACTTCATTAGCTTTCTTGAATGTTGAATTTAAGCGCAGTGTTAATGGAATTGCCTCTAGTATTAGTATTCCTAAGCTTGAGAAGCTGGCTCTTGAGCATTGTGATGGGATCGGTGAGTTTGAGATAAGCCCTCCAAAGCTTGAAATCTTGTCTGTTATTGGTTCTATTTATGAATTTGTTCATTCGAGATGGTTGGTACCGCATTTCAAAGCCATTAAGACTCTTTGGTTGTGTGGCTCTTCGTTGGAG TGTATGCGTGTATCTATGTTTCCAACTGCAATAAATCTGCGAGTGCTGAAGCTATATGAATTAAAATTTGGTTATCATCGGAAGCAGCTCATCTCTTCTATGCAATTGCTTCAAAAATGCCCCAACCTATGTGAACTGCAGATTTTGGGGGATGAG TTAGGTTCGGAGGATGACAACGAAATGAACGATTTGGAAGATCGAAACGGTCGCTTATTTATTCAAGAGCTGCATATGCTTAACACAATTAAGATTGAAGACTTCAGTGATGAATCTGCACTCGGAATGCTTTATATGAAAACGCTGCTCTCAAAATACCCTGCGCTAGAGAGAGTTGTTATTGTGAAGCCTAGCCATTAG